A single window of Zea mays cultivar B73 chromosome 10, Zm-B73-REFERENCE-NAM-5.0, whole genome shotgun sequence DNA harbors:
- the LOC103641319 gene encoding calcium/calmodulin-regulated receptor-like kinase 1 isoform X1: MKGVSEGLIIGTTVGVVIGVLLALGTLLCLRRRRRSQTQIRSSSSRRASTVPIRTNGVNACAMLSNSTTGQESPTPRELEERGSSLWIQGPGRKSVISASGVPRYAYKELQKATSNFTTLLGQGAFGPVYKADMSSGEVLAVKVLSNNSRQGEKEFQNEVLLLGRLHHRNLVNLVGYCADKGQHMLLYAYMPNGSLASHLYGEDSAPLKWDLRVSIALDVARGLEYLHDGAVPPVVHRDIKSPNILLDQAMHARVADFGLSREEMVTRGDGAANNIRGTYGYLDPEYVSTRSFTKKSDVYSYGVLLFELIAGRNPQQGLMEYAELAAINADDGRRTGWEEIADARLGGAFDADELNDVAAVAYRCVSRASRKRPAMRDVVQALARVARRGRGRGRKQQHHPPQASSAAAGDESAVDLEAEEGSEAGRSSFSGLLQREESVGSVSDLPDV, encoded by the exons ATGAAAGGAGTGTCCGAAGGCCTGATCATCGGGACCACGGTCGGGGTGGTCATAGGCGTGCTGCTGGCTCTCGGGACGCTGCTGTGCCTGAGGCGGCGTCGGCGTTCCCAGACGCAGATAAGGAGCAGCAGCTCGAGGAGGGCGTCGACTGTCCCCATCCGCACCAATGGCGTTAACGCCTGCGCCATGCTCTCGAACTCGACCACGGGGCAGGAGTCTCCGACTCCGCGGGAGCTCGAAGAGCGTGGGAGTTCTCTGTGGATCCAAGGGCCAGGTAGAAAGAGCGTGATCTCTGCTTCTGGGGTACCCAGATATGCGTACAA GGAGCTACAGAAAGCTACAAGCAATTTCACAACATTGTTAGGCCAAGGAGCCTTCGGCCCTGTCTACAAAGCAGACATGTCTTCTGGCGAGGTACTGGCTGTCAAAGTGCTGTCGAACAATTCCAGGCAAGGTGAAAAGGAGTTCCAAAACGAG GTCTTACTCCTTGGGCGACTGCACCACAGGAACCTGGTGAATTTGGTCGGCTACTGCGCCGACAAAGGGCAGCATATGCTACTGTACGCGTACATGCCGAACGGGAGCCTTGCGTCACACTTATACG GCGAAGACAGTGCGCCACTAAAGTGGGACTTGAGAGTAAGCATCGCTCTGGATGTCGCTCGGGGTCTGGAGTACCTGCACGACGGG GCTGTTCCTCCGGTAGTCCACCGCGACATCAAATCCCCCAACATTCTGCTGGACCAGGCGATGCATGCTAGG GTCGCCGACTTCGGGTTGTCGAGAGAGGAGATGGTCACTCGCGGCGACGGCGCCGCCAACAACATACGGGGAACCTACGGGTACCTCGACCCGGAGTACGTGTCCACGCGGTCGTTCACCAAGAAGAGCGACGTGTACAGCTACGGCGTCCTGCTGTTCGAGCTGATCGCCGGCAGGAACCCACAGCAGGGCCTCATGGAGTACGCCGAGCTC GCCGCCATCAACGCCGACGACGGGAGGAGGACCGGGTGGGAGGAGATCGCGGACGCGCGGCTAGGAGGCGCGTTCGACGCGGACGAGCTCAACGACGTCGCCGCCGTGGCCTACCGCTGCGTCAGCCGCGCGTCCCGCAAGCGCCCCGCGATGCGGGACGTCGTGCAGGCCCTGGCCCGCGTGGCGAggcgcggccgcggccgcggcaGGAAGCAGCAGCACCACCCGCCGCAGGCCAGCAGTGCCGCCGCGGGCGACGAGTCCGCCGTCGACCTGGAGGCGGAGGAGGGGTCCGAGGCAGGCCGGTCGTCGTTCTCTGGCCTTCTTCAGAGAGAGGAGTCGGTCGGCAGCGTCTCTGATCTACCAGATGTCTGA
- the LOC103641319 gene encoding calcium/calmodulin-regulated receptor-like kinase 1 isoform X2, whose translation MSSGEVLAVKVLSNNSRQGEKEFQNEVLLLGRLHHRNLVNLVGYCADKGQHMLLYAYMPNGSLASHLYGEDSAPLKWDLRVSIALDVARGLEYLHDGAVPPVVHRDIKSPNILLDQAMHARVADFGLSREEMVTRGDGAANNIRGTYGYLDPEYVSTRSFTKKSDVYSYGVLLFELIAGRNPQQGLMEYAELAAINADDGRRTGWEEIADARLGGAFDADELNDVAAVAYRCVSRASRKRPAMRDVVQALARVARRGRGRGRKQQHHPPQASSAAAGDESAVDLEAEEGSEAGRSSFSGLLQREESVGSVSDLPDV comes from the exons ATGTCTTCTGGCGAGGTACTGGCTGTCAAAGTGCTGTCGAACAATTCCAGGCAAGGTGAAAAGGAGTTCCAAAACGAG GTCTTACTCCTTGGGCGACTGCACCACAGGAACCTGGTGAATTTGGTCGGCTACTGCGCCGACAAAGGGCAGCATATGCTACTGTACGCGTACATGCCGAACGGGAGCCTTGCGTCACACTTATACG GCGAAGACAGTGCGCCACTAAAGTGGGACTTGAGAGTAAGCATCGCTCTGGATGTCGCTCGGGGTCTGGAGTACCTGCACGACGGG GCTGTTCCTCCGGTAGTCCACCGCGACATCAAATCCCCCAACATTCTGCTGGACCAGGCGATGCATGCTAGG GTCGCCGACTTCGGGTTGTCGAGAGAGGAGATGGTCACTCGCGGCGACGGCGCCGCCAACAACATACGGGGAACCTACGGGTACCTCGACCCGGAGTACGTGTCCACGCGGTCGTTCACCAAGAAGAGCGACGTGTACAGCTACGGCGTCCTGCTGTTCGAGCTGATCGCCGGCAGGAACCCACAGCAGGGCCTCATGGAGTACGCCGAGCTC GCCGCCATCAACGCCGACGACGGGAGGAGGACCGGGTGGGAGGAGATCGCGGACGCGCGGCTAGGAGGCGCGTTCGACGCGGACGAGCTCAACGACGTCGCCGCCGTGGCCTACCGCTGCGTCAGCCGCGCGTCCCGCAAGCGCCCCGCGATGCGGGACGTCGTGCAGGCCCTGGCCCGCGTGGCGAggcgcggccgcggccgcggcaGGAAGCAGCAGCACCACCCGCCGCAGGCCAGCAGTGCCGCCGCGGGCGACGAGTCCGCCGTCGACCTGGAGGCGGAGGAGGGGTCCGAGGCAGGCCGGTCGTCGTTCTCTGGCCTTCTTCAGAGAGAGGAGTCGGTCGGCAGCGTCTCTGATCTACCAGATGTCTGA